DNA sequence from the Bradyrhizobium diazoefficiens genome:
GGAGACCGTCGCAACCTTTCTGGGTACGAACGACGCGTGTTCGGAATCGTACAATCTCACGCAACGTGCGATTCTGGGCACGAACCACGCTGTCCGAAATCGTACAATCTGACGCAACGTACGATTCAAGTCCTTCGATCGGTCATCGCTTAGAATAGATTAAACGAGCTGTCATTGGAGTGACGGAGCAGGAACGGGAAAGAGCACCGCTCGTTCGAAAAGCGTCTTGTGCGCCCGACCGGAGTGTCGCCCGTGACGCTAGGCATTGCAGTTCCCGCTCGTCGCGATGGAAGGCAGACGGTGGTGATCATGACCGCTTCAGCACGGGTCAGACCGCTTAAAGGCGTCAATCTAAACATGGTCGATTGGCGCTTTTGCAGCTGGAAGCCAGTGATTGCACCGCCTGGCGCGACGGAATTGGTAACCTGATGTGTTGGTAACGACGCGGCGAGCCTTACGCCGGCCCACGTCCGTTGGCGCGCGACGAAACGTAACTGCGTCGTGCTGCCACAGAACGAAGCAGAGGAAACCGCCGACAAGAAAGAGCGCTCACGTCGTAAGGTCGCCGCTCTAGACACGTTGTCGAGCAGACTCCCGAGGCGGGGAGACACCGTCATCCCTCAACATTGTTCGTGTTGTCGTCAGTCATGTTCGGCCTGAGGGGCAAATGAACGGCTGAAAAAGAGCCCCGGCCTGGGGCCGGGGCTCTCGATCCGTCGCTCTGGTGCGATGGAATTAGTATTTGAGAACTACGGGGCCCCAGAACTTGTAATTCAGCCGCGCAGTCAGCAGATCGAAATCCTGCCCGATGCGATCGTTAGCGACCGCACCCGCGGGGGTGTTGAAGTTCACGTTAGCGTCTTGCCGGAATATATGGTCGTACTCGACGCCGACCGACCAATTCGGCGCGAAGCCGAGTTCGATGCCCGCCCCGACCACGCCGCCCCAGCGGGTATTGTCGGTGCTCGCCAGCTGCGCGCCGCTGAGGGAGTTGATCTGATAGGTATTGCCGGTCACCGCGGCACCGCCCTTGGCGTAGAGCAATACGTTGTTGATGGCATAGCCGACCTGGCCTGTAAGCAGGCCGAACGACCCGGTCTTCGTCTGATTGATGTCGCCCGGCAAGGCGGTGCTGACATTGGAGCCGTTGAAATCGGCCCAGTTGCCTTGGCCTTCGACACCGAAAACCACCTGGCCCGTCTGCCAGCGATAGCCGAACTGGCCACCAACGGTTCCGCCGCTCGCATCGTGGGAGCCTTCGGGCGTGACGCCTCCAAAATCCCAGGAGCTATGGGTCGAACCCCAGCCGCCATTGGCACCAAGATAGAAGCCGCTCCAGTCATAGATTGCGGCCGCGACCGGTGCTGGCGGCGGCGGTGCCTTGGTGTAGATGGGCTGCTGAGCGAGATCGGCGGCGAATACGGGCGCTGCCCCGATCAACGCGACGATGCTGGCAGTCACAAGCAACAACTTCTTCATTTCGTATACGCTCCTTCACATGTCCCCTGCGCCGCACGCGTCTTAACAGTGTTGTCTTGAATTGCTGTAGCGGTCGAGCAACATCCTCTCTTCCAGAACCTCTTGAAGCTTACGCCGCGTCAGGTTCGCGCGCTCGCAAATCACGATCAAACCGACAGACAACACGCAGCAGTCCATCGTGTATCGAACCCAAGGCCGTGCGCGTCAATTCCTACTTGGAAGTAGAGGAGCCATTGAACGCCAACGAGGTCGATCACGACACGCGCGTGCACTGAAGCAGCGTGAACGGTAGAAGTCCTGCGAGCGCTATCATGTCTGCCCATTTCCTCTCATACCATGGCTGATCACGACGCGATGCGTTGGCCGAAGGCTCGAACGATCAAGACCGCACTCGCATCAAACGCGGCACGCACGCTGCTGATTCACAACCATCATCAGGAAAAGCAGGCGTTGAAACTGGTCGCCCGATAGTGGCGGATTCTCAACGCGATGTGTTTAGTTGGAGACAAAGTGTGCGCGCGACGTCGCCGCTGCTGAGAATGCACGATGACCGTTGCGGTCGAACACGCAGCATGTCTGGCCCGCCTCTTGCTTCGATTGCGCTTAGAGGATTCGCTCGACTTGATAGGAGGCGGTGAATGCCGACACCTGTTGGTGGATGTTACAAGGGGGCGCGCTTTGATTCTGCGCCGTCCTGATGTGCGACCAATCTTGATGAGGCGAACGCAACGCAGGTGGTTCTGGTGCGAAGGAGGGAGCCGACTTCATTTGGAACCAGGAGGGGGCCTGCGAAAGCGAATCGCGTCGATTAGGCCCGTGCGAACCGGACCCGGTGCCGTTCTCCCCGGCCAGGCCGAATACCATCTCAACAGAAAGAAGCAATGAAGTACCTGGAGGACAGCAAGGACCTGGACATCGAGACCCGGCTTTCTCGTCTCGGCCGCGCGCCCGCCGAACATTCCGGGATGGTCAACATGCCCGTCTACCGGGGCTCCACAATTGTTTCGGAAACCCTGGAGGAATACGAATCGCGCAGGCAGAGCGATCCGACCGCCAATTACGGCCGCTTCGGCTCGCCTCTGTCGCGCGCACTCGAGCTGGCCGTTTGCGAACTGGAGGGCGGCTATCGCTCGCTCCTGTTTCCGTCGGGACTTTCTGCCTGCACGCATGCGCTTCTCGGCCTTCTGCGCGCAGGCGACCACGTTCTGATCAGCGACGGCGTCTATACACCCGTCAGGACATTTGCAGACGAGGTTCTCTCAAGACTTCAGATCACGGTGCAATATTTCTCTCCAACGCAGCTTGCAGAGCTCTCAACGAAAATCACCCGGAAGACCCGGGCCATCTATCTGGAATCACCTTCGTCCCTCACGTTTGAGGTGCAAAACGTCCCTGCACTTGCTGCGATCGCCCATCGCTGCGATGCGCTGGTGGTCATGGATAATACATGGGCAACACCTCTGTATTTCAAGCCGTTTGCGCATGGCGTCGACATCTCGATCCAAGCGGCGACCAAATATATCGTCGGCCATTCAGACGCGCTGCTTGGTATCGCCACGGCCAACGAATCGGCGTGGCCGGCGCTGCGGTCGAGCGCCCACAATTTCGGGGAGATTGCTGGGCCGGATGACATCTATTTGGCCCTGCGGGGACTGCGCACCCTAGCCGTCCGTATGAAGCGTCATTGGGCCAATAGTCTCAAGCTGGCCCAAAGCCTTCAATCGCATCCGGCTGTCGACAACATCTTGCACCCGGCGTGTCCGAACGACCCTGGGCATGCGCTTTGGAAGCGAGACTTTTCCGGGGCGAGCGGCCTTTTTGGTCTTGCGCTGAAGCCGATGTCGCAGCCGCAGCTTTCGACCTTTTTTAATCGGCTGCGGCTTTTTGGCATCGGATGGTCGTGGGGCGGATATGAAAGCCTCGTGATGCATGTCGACCCATTAAAGCGCGTGGAAACATCGCTTGCTCTGGCCGGGCCACTGATTCGGGTTCACGCCGGCTTGGAGGACGCAACCGACCTGATTGTTGATATGTATCAGGCGCTTGACGCGGCTTGGGAGACAAGACGCGGTCGTGTAGGTCCTGACAATGATGATGCAGCTATCGCTGAGCTCTCCAAACGGGCTTGAGCGCAGTCAACTCGAAGCCGAACCTTGGCCTGGCCAAGAAAGAAGTCGGCAGTGAACGAGTAGTGAAGGAAATGCCATCGGCGCTTTTTGATGAGGAGCGAAAGACGCGCTCGTCGTCGGGATGTTCTGGCCCACGATTTCTGGGTCAGAAGTTCGCTCGTAGGATCGTGTCGGAGCAGCTCCGATACCCCGTCGAGCGGGACCGCCGCCAAGTCTGGGAGGAGCGTCATGACCACCATTGCAGCTGCGCCACCCGCGCCAGGGTCTCGACCATGGTATAAGCTCCTCTACATCCAGGTGTTGTTCGCAATCCTACTCGGCATCATCGTCGGCTGGGGCTGGCCATCGCTTGCCACCTCCGACTGGATGAAGGCGCTCGGCGACGGCTTCGTCAAGCTCATCAAGATGGTGATCGCGCCCGTCATCTTCTGCACCGTGGTGTCCGGCATCGCTCATATTCAGGATGCGAAGAAGGTCGGCCGGGTGGGAATCAAGGCGCTGGTCTATTTCGAGATCGTCTCGACCCTCGCGCTCGTGATTGGTCTCGTCATGGGCAATCTGTTTCAGATCGGCCGCGGCCTTGCCGCGAGGCCCGGTGCGGCGGCAGTCGCCAATTATGTCGAGCAGGCGAAAGCCACCAAGTTCGTTGATTTTGCTCTTAACATCATTCCAGACAGTGTGGTCGGCGCGCTCGCGCGCGGTGACATCCTGCAGGTGCTGCTGTTTGCGATTCTGCTCGGCTTTTCACTAATGGCGCTCGGAGACCGCGGCGAGAGGCTGCGCAGCACGATCGATGACGCCGCGCAGGCCGTGTTCGGCGTGATCGCCATCATTATGAAGGCCGCGCCGATCGGAGCGTTCGCCGCCATGGCATATACAATCGGCAAGTTCGGACCCTCGGCGCTGGCCAATCTGCTCGCATTGATCGCGCTGTTCTACGCGACCGCCGCGCTGTTCGTGATCGTGGTTCTCGGGCTGATCGCGCGGTTCGTCGGCTTCTCCATCTTCAAGTTCATCGCCTACATCAAAGACGAGCTCTTGATTGTGCTCGGCACATCGTCCTCAGAGAGTGCGCTGCCACAGCTGATGGAGAAGCTCGAGCGGCTGGGCTGCTCGAAGCCCGTCGTCGGGCTCGTGGTGCCGACCGGCTATTCCTTTAATCTGGACGGCACCAACATCTACATGACGCTCGCGACATTGTTCATTGCGCGCGCCCTCGGGCTCGACCTCGCTTTCGACCAGCAACTCACGATTTTGATCGTGGCG
Encoded proteins:
- a CDS encoding outer membrane beta-barrel protein, which codes for MKKLLLVTASIVALIGAAPVFAADLAQQPIYTKAPPPPAPVAAAIYDWSGFYLGANGGWGSTHSSWDFGGVTPEGSHDASGGTVGGQFGYRWQTGQVVFGVEGQGNWADFNGSNVSTALPGDINQTKTGSFGLLTGQVGYAINNVLLYAKGGAAVTGNTYQINSLSGAQLASTDNTRWGGVVGAGIELGFAPNWSVGVEYDHIFRQDANVNFNTPAGAVANDRIGQDFDLLTARLNYKFWGPVVLKY
- the metC gene encoding cystathionine beta-lyase codes for the protein MKYLEDSKDLDIETRLSRLGRAPAEHSGMVNMPVYRGSTIVSETLEEYESRRQSDPTANYGRFGSPLSRALELAVCELEGGYRSLLFPSGLSACTHALLGLLRAGDHVLISDGVYTPVRTFADEVLSRLQITVQYFSPTQLAELSTKITRKTRAIYLESPSSLTFEVQNVPALAAIAHRCDALVVMDNTWATPLYFKPFAHGVDISIQAATKYIVGHSDALLGIATANESAWPALRSSAHNFGEIAGPDDIYLALRGLRTLAVRMKRHWANSLKLAQSLQSHPAVDNILHPACPNDPGHALWKRDFSGASGLFGLALKPMSQPQLSTFFNRLRLFGIGWSWGGYESLVMHVDPLKRVETSLALAGPLIRVHAGLEDATDLIVDMYQALDAAWETRRGRVGPDNDDAAIAELSKRA